A stretch of the Lactuca sativa cultivar Salinas chromosome 9, Lsat_Salinas_v11, whole genome shotgun sequence genome encodes the following:
- the LOC111918173 gene encoding putative proline-rich receptor-like protein kinase PERK6: protein MPPPPDSGPVSSEYDWIAVPPPPPPPMSGNTEFSSATFSGPYQAPLPPPHPGVVLGFNKSTFTYDELAEATRGFNRSLLLGEGGFGYVHKGVLPSGKEIAVKSLKSTSGQGEREFQAEVEIISRVHHRYLVSLVGYCIAGPRRLLVYEYIPNNSLDYHLYGQGAPIMNSSTRLKIALGAAKGFAYLHEDCQPRIIHRDIKAANILLDEHYEAKVADFGLAKLSSDTNTHVSTRVMGTFGYLAPEYASSGKLTEKSDVFSFGVVLLELITGRRPSEANVDDDGLIDWCRPILTQATEGGSYEEIVDPRLENKFDRDEMYRMVVCASACLRYSARRRPKMSQVVRALEGDASLDDLNEGGKSGMSSAGGSEVDLYKKYSTTGQES from the exons ATGCCACCACCACCCGACAGTGGTCCGGTGAGTTCTGAGTACGATTGGATAGCggtaccaccacctccaccgccACCGATGTCGGGTAACACTGAATTCAGCTCAGCCACTTTCTCCGGGCCCTACCAAGCCCCGTTGCCACCTCCACATCCGGGTGTAGTCCTTGGTTTCAATAAGAGCACTTTTACCTATGATGAGCTGGCGGAAGCCACTCGAGGGTTCAATAGGTCTTTGCTTTTAGGGGAAGGTGGGTTTGGGTATGTTCATAAAGGAGTTTTACCAAGTGGAAAAGAGATAGCTGTCAAAAGCCTTAAATCCACTAGCGGACAAGGGGAACGTGAGTTTCAGGCGGAGGTGGAGATCATTAGTCGTGTGCATCACCGTTACCTTGTATCTCTTGTTGGATATTGTATTGCTGGACCACGAAGGTTGTTGGTTTATGAATATATACCCAACAATAGTCTTGACTATCACCTTTACG GACAAGGTGCCCCAATTATGAATTCTTCAACAAGGTTAAAAATTGCATTGGGGGCAGCCAAAGGTTTTGCTTATCTTCATGAAGATT GTCAGCCACGCATCATCCATAGAGACATTAAGGCAGCAAATATACTCCTTGATGAACACTATGAGGCTAAG GTAGCAGATTTTGGACTCGCAAAGCTTTCATCAGACACTAACACTCACGTGTCAACACGCGTTATGGGAACATTTGG GTACCTAGCACCCGAGTATGCATCCAGTGGTAAGCTTACAGAGAAGTCTGACGTGTTTTCCTTTGGAGTTGTGTTGTTGGAACTGATTACTGGTAGACGACCCTCAGAGGcaaatgttgatgatgatggctTAATCGATTGG TGTAGGCCTATATTAACACAAGCAACCGAGGGTGGAAGCTACGAAGAGATAGTGGACCCACGTTTGGAAAATAAGTTTGACCGAGATGAGATGTATCGGATGGTGGTGTGTGCATCAGCTTGTCTTCGGTATTCTGCAAGAAGACGCCCTAAAATGAGTCAG GTTGTGCGTGCATTAGAAGGTGATGCATCATTGGATGACCTAAACGAGGGAGGCAAAAGTGGAATGTCAAGTGCAGGGGGTTCAGAAGTCGATTTGTACAAGAAATATTCAACCACAGGCCAAGAATCCTAA
- the LOC128129234 gene encoding putative proline-rich receptor-like protein kinase PERK6 has product MPSDYDYSDNNNDEDNNNNDNNNNNSNDDNNNNDNNNNNDNNNNNNNNNSNDDNNDNKNGNNNINDYNDNNNKNNDNNNNNRNRKSPPPPPPPPPPPPPPPPWTPPPPLPPSHPKFAPPHHHSNSDVNDSGNDILIVVGAVLAAGLLFFLMILCVMACLKKRKRSRRDEMYYYKDNGQQTGINLPIYS; this is encoded by the coding sequence ATGCCCTCTGACTACGATTATTCTGACAACAACAACGACgaggacaacaacaacaacgataacaacaacaacaatagcaacgacgacaacaacaacaacgataataacaacaacaatgataacaacaacaacaacaacaacaacaatagcaacGACGACAACAACGACAACAAAAACGGCAATAACAACATCAACGATTAtaacgacaacaacaacaaaaacaacgacaataataacaacaacaggAATCGTAAATCTCCACCACcgccgccaccgccaccaccaccacctcctccaccaccaccatggACGCCACCGCCGCCGCTGCCACCCTCACATCCAAAGTTCGCTCCTCCACATCATCATTCTAATTCCGATGTTAATGACAGCGGTAACGACATACTGATTGTGGTAGGAGCAGTACTAGCGGCAGGATTATTGTTTTTCCTcatgatattatgtgttatgGCATGTCTCAAGAAACGAAAGAGAAGCCGGCGTGACGAGATGTATTATTATAAAGACAATGGTCAACAAACAGGTATTAACTTACCAATATATAGTTGA
- the LOC111918184 gene encoding BURP domain-containing protein 17, with translation MRSLSTGLFFFSLILLASLHDAREGPKEYWRSVMKDEPMPKAIQDVLIQDSARSNNNKDRFTRNFDTKPNLIIYHSHVIYNQKDHELASSKMN, from the exons ATGAGATCTCTTTCGACCGGTTTGTTTTTCTTCTCCCTTATTCTA CTAGCAAGTCTCCATGATGCAAGAGAAGGCCCTAAAGAATACTGGAGAAGTGTAATGAAAGATGAACCCATGCCAAAGGCGATTCAAGATGTTCTTATTCAAGATTCAGCTCGATCAAATAATAACAAAGATCGGTTCACAAGGAATTTTGATACAAAACCTAATCTTATAATTTATCACTCTCATGTGATCTACAATCAAAAAGATCATGAGTTAGCTTCTTCTAAGATGAACTAA